Proteins from a genomic interval of Spea bombifrons isolate aSpeBom1 chromosome 4, aSpeBom1.2.pri, whole genome shotgun sequence:
- the LOC128491425 gene encoding olfactory receptor 1019-like translates to MELPKVFNSSWVNEFILMEFSSRYDIQIGLFMVFFLIYLITFLGNASIVFLVYHNVQLHTPMYFFISTLSLLDLCYSTDIAPKMIIDVLSEKKTISYIGCAVQLFFFCAFGSTECCLLAVMAYDRYVAICRPLNYSLVMQTKTCLTLVSGACTAGFLHSVIETCCTFSLSFCTSNILNHFACDFPPLLGISCTDTTINELILFICTSSIIVPSFLVIIVSYVSIFFAILRKQFADGMKKAFSTCISHITSVTLFFATGLYVYLSPKSKYSTRNGIVATFVYAVMIPMSNPIIYSFRNKDIKTALQTTFQSRFPYKK, encoded by the coding sequence ATGGAATTACCCAAAGTCTTCAACAGTTCATGGGTGAATGAATTCATATTAATGGAGTTTTCTTCAAGATATGATATACAGATAGGTTTATTCATGgtgtttttcttaatttatttaattactttCTTGGGTAATGCTAGTATAGTTTTTCTTGTGTATCACAATGTTCAGCTCCACACTCCAATGTATTTCTTCATCAGTACGTTGTCCCTTTTAGATCTATGCTACTCCACAGATATTGCACCTAAAATGATAATAGATGTTTTATCTGAGAAAAAGACTATCTCCTATATTGGCTGTGCAGTCcaactcttcttcttctgtgcctTTGGTAGCACGGAGTGTTGTCTCTTAGCAGTAATGGCCTATGATCGATATGTTGCAATCTGCAGGCCATTAAACTACAGCTTGGTGATGCAGACAAAGACTTGCTTGACACTGGTGTCTGGGGCTTGTACAGCTGGCTTCTTGCATTCTGTAATTGAGACATGTTGCACATTCAGTCTCTCATTCTGCACTTCAAATATCCTCAATCATTTTGCTTGTGATTTTCCACCATTATTAGGTATTTCATGCACAGACACTACTATCAATGAacttattctgtttatttgtacCTCTTCTATCATAGTTCCTTCTTTTCTGGTCATCATTGTATCGTATGTCtccattttttttgctattttaaggAAACAATTTGCAGATGGAATGAAGAAAGCTTTCTCAACATGCATCTCCCATATAACTTcagtaacattattttttgcGACAGGACTATATGTGTATTTGAGTCCGAAATCCAAATATTCCACAAGAAATGGGATTGTGGCTACATTTGTTTATGCTGTAATGATTCCCATGTCAAATCCAATAATTTATAGTTTCAgaaataaagacataaaaactGCCTTGCAAACAACATTTCAAAGCAGGTTCCCAtacaagaaatag